Proteins found in one Takifugu rubripes chromosome 17, fTakRub1.2, whole genome shotgun sequence genomic segment:
- the gtf3c1 gene encoding general transcription factor 3C polypeptide 1 isoform X2 produces the protein MDGLSITANEVALEGLDGITLPSLWLRLENRQPKFPLKLDEPTKELLWRSLTSDPDLKFYQNPEERDDIVLFDRFGDIDPETGIEIKQSFNERVKDVYPIHIVENRDGIQGSCAFFTQRTDVTKHVRSKSFTPLLSLQEVMERYGRKLVVVASPKMRFRALIGSESDPDLKLTDDSYCVLERVGRARWQGELQKDLHGHSFKIDARKLHYLRISLVKHGLVTMQSHCTRVKTGQQQHSILLLLKRFHINRRSKYDILMEYVSNFLQRSPGQVASIITLKAQLNVTDSSLKRVIQYMRSAKLIEIQQYPLEDLDPSAGPCVYKKGHKVLVRCLKLLKPYSKKGVTEVYIEEDEDDDEDYTEMGRALPPEGRIMEQDLLSQAYQIVLSCGSKGIPQSSIGFRMNIGKLESRMICRRLERDGMIKGFMEDEGRQRTTKFISHKCAGVSNQLQLFVKEQERNKLLCSADPQVSSTPPSTPAASSTSESANAKTPASRRKQKAGKRGQTKDLEEEPLMGMVEAADEHLDEGEKSGRKSRAKQNTTGRGNIEESPAENSDAQPAADCSKYAPPAPHPAEQHPVKEEKERSSCPTGTAPQSDPGNNNIVEVTSKATKAEKSSERSHETYRLLRRKNLIVEAVRNFKIIEGLFQLQKMINDEEKQGGFNSKCCKKTILRLVHSLSREGLLKFYCTTVIQDGITKKVELVVHPSIQPNDEIVTRAIEQIRFKISSSHTAARLQIAEENTREQLSGKTSASKFKSKVDKRRLSGQQEEEFKPVHVRGLGKKMGFLPKMPRLRVIHTFIWYLLYGHTQKDNTAAPPVGNQSSPGPTEEPVDKNIESASPDQDMTSAPMYDNAESASPGQDLPSTPVDNNAESASPGQDLPSTPVDNNAESASPGQDLPSTPVDNSAESASPDQDVSSSPGADVKALKEESKSSSAESDLKVYVDEDSWKRFVPFVRVLKDYGSGWAMVGDLLLCLPLSIFVQFTQINYKVDDLEEYLNDPVKQHYLIRSLPARMKRQLLYKRKYIFAFHENLQKLVYMGLLHFAPTEKFKEKDQAIIYLKRKTSIVDTTSSEPHYWLVTECPDKPFEHRQYTFNSAEDVENYWFDLMCVCLNTPLGVVRNRRNVTEEEVDPSFVHDRTVFVGLAHLLKGSREVCDDGSLPGDGRGAGGLDSEFFGHLKRNWFWTNHLLASKTRQSALEARENKIRLNSLLSKNALRFALRAGGSAGPRYVTAKRPLLTERIELDIEPASRNQQVVGGKGQKRKRTKKEAVKAPRKKRKEPKKRMPAHDEADHRALKMMTRQRVNWSVQEDSLMMLCRVASHLLNSKLKRPFIPYCVVRDLLHSEFEMSLDKTSVAAGRRTRYILKNPQTLLNYRISLAEVYQDKPLMKLLEEKKPANPENGEDCAEVFAEYVRLLRQKFSTAPSLSDTIVPDTKHQLCECYTVLAIQSGGQIPSRDIITCREDIHTIVLNNLIQSTLAMNNNQMKSSRSFQTFQLYSKYNQELLCKVFLECRRRGLVNRRRVNQSFGPKKNRALPILPMSYQLSQFYYRSFSTRFPHSLFTDSFRFLKTLRNSKTDDRKLTIEFYNETLNRLENVEETTGMTKESGKSKKQNVSSEDDGARDGPEMKESTVEEEKEKGEEKNPEGRLTSDSAEVLLATESGDDRLPKAASEEAPDVSDMMVFSLDSPGGVCMTSLTLISLGMLNVHISIPKHIVVVDSNLVDNDTVKSMAALDDDEDDDDDENEEGERKQMVVKAHQASHTKYLMIRGYCNPGIVKRRDLHTVDSIVVESCIIRLQLRNTPAHHLLPREDALLDLNKCGPDMLPPSLTFTYPSPPSSALECESRLIQRGYTPQDVEACARLQRNLDAAGEAGLDLRDLCKTHAPLEDPRSGRTRNLLQYMKDLREEGQVVQVGCLAMRWVLTHHADPWLLTLQTKWATALPTRDEPKTQSNVRKRSRRDALRETECPAKRSTVDAGEAEHATKPPGEAAEKRTHEEELGDEEGKDGGKLMNVEAGQQVQPEDIAGEKKIEAEEEQEKSEPAVRDEEEHLLTAASSDVDDEKIWSFVSRPWRMVDSNLNRPVCKGMLEGVLCHIMSRPGITHHTLVEHYKTALQPMALLDLVEALIDMDCVVKKTLVKSAKPSLFSCPASSAEARPGMEELDAVYYEPTLTCSLRLAQVLPYERHWNYCLG, from the exons ATGGATGGTCTTAGTATAACTGCAAATGAAGTGGCTTTGGAGGGGCTGGATGGAATTACTCTCCCCTCATTGTGGTTAAGACTAGAAAACAGACAACCAAAGTTCCCCCTCAAGCTTGACGAACCAACCAAGGAGCTCCTATGGAGGTCACTTACCAGCGACCCCGACCTGAAATTTTATCAAAACCCAGAGGAGAGAGACGACATTGTATTGTTTGACAG ATTCGGTGACATCGATCCAGAGACGGGCATTGAAATCAAGCAAAGCTTTAACGAACGGGTTAAAGACGTCTACCCTATCCATATCGTGGAAAACCGTGATGGAATACAGGGCTCATGTGCATTCTTCACACAGAGGACTGATGTCACAAAGCACGTCCGCTCCAAGTCCTTCACCCCTTTACTGAGCCTGCAGGAGGTCATGGAAAG ATATGGCCGAAAGCTTGTTGTTGTGGCGTCCCCGAAGATGCGATTCAGGGCACTGATCGGGAGTGAAAGCGATCCCGATTTGAAGCTCACGGATGACTCTTACTGCGTGCTGGAACGAGTGGGCCGAGCGCGTTGGCAAGGGGAGCTGCAGAAGGATCTGCACGGGCACTCGTTCAA AATTGATGCACGAAAGTTGCACTATTTGAGGATATCTCTGGTCAAACATGGACTCGTGACCATGCAGTCCCACTGTACCCGAGTGAAGACGGGACAACAGCAGCActccattcttcttctgctcaAGCGCTTTCACATCAACAG GAGGTCCAAGTATGACATACTGATGGAGTATGTGTCCAACTTTCTCCAGCGGTCTCCTGGTCAGGTTGCCTCCATTATCACACTTAAGGCACAACTG AATGTAACTGATAGTTCTTTAAAGCGGGTTATTCAATACATGAGATCTGCCAAGTTAATTGAGATTCAGCAGTATCCTCTGGAAGATTTGGATCCCAGCGCTGGACCCTGTGTCTACAAAAAAG GGCATAAAGTCCTTGTGCGCTGTTTAAAACTGTTGAAGCCATATTCGAAGAAGGGCGTCACCGAAGTTTACattgaggaggacgaggacgacgatGAAGATTACACTGAGATGGGCAGGGCTCTTCCTCCAGAGGGGCGAATCATGGAACAGGACCTGTTGTCACAAGCCTATCAAATTG TTTTATCCTGTGGTTCAAAGGGAATCCCCCAGTCTAGCATTGGGTTCAGGATGAATATCGGTAAACTGGAGTCTCGTATGATCTGCCGAAGGCTGGAGAGGGATGGCATGATCAAG GGATTCATGGAAGATGAGGGCCGTCAGAGGACCACAAAGTTTATTAGCCACAA GTGTGCTGGTGTGAGTAATCAACTGCAGCTCTTCGTTAAGGAGCAGGAACGGAACAAGCTCCTCTGCTCGGCCGACCCCCAGGTATCCAGCACTCCGCCATCAACCCCTGCCGCTTCATCAACCTCAGAATCTGCCAACGCCAAAACCCCGGCATCACGGAGGAAACAAAAGGCGGGAAAAAGAGGACAAACCAaagatctggaggaggagcccTTGATGGGGATGGTGGAAGCAGCGGATGAACATTTGGACGAGGGAGAAAAATCTGGAAGGAAATCTAGAGCCAAACAAAACaccacaggaagaggaaatatTGAAGAGTCTCCAGCGGAGAACTCAGACGCacaacctgcagcag ACTGCAGCAAATACGCCCCTCCTGCACCTCATCCAGCTG agcaacatcctgttaaagaggagaaagagcgGTCCTCGTGTCCCACTGGGACGGCACCTCAGAGTGATCCCGGCAATAACAACATTGTTGAAGTGACATCTAAG GCCACCAAAGCAGAAAAATCCTCTGAGAGGTCCCACGAGACGTATCGCTTGTTAAGGAGGAAGAACCTGATCGTTGAGGCTGTCCGCAACTTCAAAATCATAGAGGGCCTCTTCCA GTTGCAGAAGATGATCAATGATGAGGAGAAGCAGGGAGGATTCAACTCAAAGTGCTGCAAGAAGACCATTTTACGCCTGGTTCACAGCCTGTCCAGAGAAGGCCTGCTGAAGTTCTACTGCACCACTGTCATACAGGATGGAATCACAAAGAAG GTTGAGTTGGTCGTTCATCCTTCAATCCAGCCCAACGATGAAATAGTGACCCGAGCCATTGAACAGATCCGATTCAAGATCTCCAGTTCCCACACAGCCGCACG TCTGCAGATTGCTGAGGAGAATACCAGAGAACAGCTGTCTGGGAAAACATCTGCCTCGAAATTTAAGAGCAAAGTTGACAAAAGGAGACTGAGCGGCCAACAAGAGGAGGAATTCAAGCCTGTGCATG TTCGAGGATTGGGAAAGAAAATGGGCTTTCTGCCCAAGATGCCTCGACTACGGGTCATCCATACCTTCATCTGGTACCTGCTGTATGGACATACACAAAAAGAcaacacagctgctccaccagtgGGCAACCAGAGCAGCCCAGGACCCACCGAAGAGCCCGTGGACAAGAATATAGAGTCTGCGTCCCCAGACCAGGACATGACCTCAGCACCCATGTATGACAACGCAGAGTCTGCGTCCCCAGGCCAG GACCTGCCCTCAACACCAGTGGACAACAACGCAGAGTCTGCGTCCCCAGGCCAGGACCTGCCCTCAACACCAGTGGACAACAACGCAGAGTCTGCGTCCCCAGGCCAGGACCTGCCCTCAACACCAGTGGACAACAGCGCAGAGTCTGCGTCCCCGGACCAGGACGTGTCCTCCTCTCCCGGTGCGGACGTAAAAGCGCTGAAGGAAGAATCCAAATCCAGTTCAGCTGAATCTGACTTAAAAG TGTATGTGGACGAGGACTCGTGGAAGAGGTTCGTGCCCTTCGTCCGTGTGCTTAAAGATTATGGTAGCGGCTGGGCGATGGTTGGcgacctgctcctctgcttgCCCCTCTCTATCTTTGTTCAGTTCACCCAGATCAATTATAAA GTGGACGATCTGGAGGAATACCTCAACGACCCTGTGAAACAGCACTACCTGATCCGATCGCTGCCTGCCCGGATGAAAAGACAGCTGCTTTACAAAAG GAAATACATCTTTGCCTTTCACGAGAACCTCCAGAAATTGGTCTATATGGGTTTGCTGCACTTTGCTCCAACAGAGAAGTTCAAAGAGAAAGACCAG GCAATCATTTATCTGAAGCGCAAAACCAGCATTGTTGACACCACCAGCTCTGAGCCGCACTACTGGCTGGTCACAGAATGTCCTGACAAACCGTTTGAGCACCGCCAGTACACGTTCAACAGCGCCGAAGATGTGGAGAACTACTGGTTCGATCTGATGTGCGTCTGCCTCAATACACCACTGG GTGTCGTGCGCAATAGGAGGAACGTCACTGAAGAGGAAGTGGACCCTTCCTTCGTCCATGACCGCACTGTTTTTGTGGGACTAGCACACTTGCTAAA GGGAAGTCGCGAAGTGTGTGATGACGGGTCGCTACCAGGAGacgggagaggagcaggaggcctggACTCTGAGTTCTTTGGCCACCTTAAACGCAACTGGTTTTGGACCAACCACCTTCTCGCCTCAAAAACA CGCCAAAGTGCTTTAGAGGCCAGGGAGAATAAGATCAGACTGAACAGCCTGCTGAGTAAAAATGCTCTCCGCTTCGCCCTAAGAGCTG GAGGGAGTGCTGGTCCACGTTATGTGACGGCAAAGCGACCACTGTTAACAGAAAGAATAGAG CTGGACATTGAACCTGCATCCAGGAACCAGCAGGTGGTTGGAGGAAAggggcagaagaggaagaggaccaaAAAGGAGGCTGTCAAGGCTCCTCGCAAGAAAAGGAAAG AACCAAAGAAGCGAATGCCTGCACACGACGAGGCCGACCACAGAGCTCTGAAGATGATGACCAGACAGAGGGTGAACTGGTCCGTTCAGGAGGACTCGCTCATGATGCTCTGCAGGGTGGCCTCCCATCTGCTCAACAGcaag TTAAAGAGACCATTCATTCCCTACTGTGTGGTCAGAGACCTGCTCCATTCAGAGTTTGAAATGTCATTGGATAAAACATCTGTTGCGGCTGGACGCCGCACACGTTACATCCTCAAAAACCCGCAGACACTCCTCAACTACAG AATCAGTCTGGCTGAAGTATACCAGGACAAACCTCTGATGaaactgctggaggagaagaaaccTGCCAATCCAGAGAACGGCGAG GATTGTGCCGAAGTGTTCGCGGAGTACGTCAGACTGCTGCGACAGAAGTTCAGCACGGCTCCGAGCCTCAGCGACACGATCGTGCCCGACACCAAGCATCAACTGTGTGAATG CTATACGGTTTTAGCCATTCAGAGTGGAGGTCAGATACCTTCCAGAGACATCATCACCTG CAGAGAAGACATCCACACTATAGTTTTAAATAACCTGATCCAGAGCACTCTGGCAATGAACAACAACCAGATGAAGTCCTCCAGATCTTTTCAG ACCTTCCAGTTGTACAGCAAATATAACCAGGAATTGCTGTGCAAAGTGTTCCTGGAGTGCAGAAGGAGGGGTTTGGTCAACCGACGCCGCGTCAATCAGTCATTTGGACCGAAGAAGAACCGAGCCCTGCCGATCCTTCCAATGTCGTACCAGCTGTCCCAGTTCTACTACAG GTCTTTTTCGACCCGCTTTCCTCATTCCCTCTTCACCGATTCCTTCCGCTTCCTGAAGACTCTGAGAAACAGCAAGACGGACGACAGAAAGCTGACCATTGAGTTCTACAATGAAACTCTGAACAGGCTGGAGAATGTTGAGGAAACTACAGGAATGACTAAAGAATctggaaaaagcaaaaaacaaaatgtcagtAGTGAGGATGATGGAGCAAGAGATGGGCCGGAGATGAAGGAGTCCACTgtggaagaagagaaagaaaaaggagaagagaagaatcCAGAGGGACGTCTAACTTCAGACTCTGCTGAGGTTCTTCTCGCCACAGAGTCTGGAGATGATCGTCTGCCCAAAGCTGCCTCAGAAGAGGCTCCAGACGTGTCGGACATGATGGTTTTTTCTCTGGATTCTCCAGGGGGTGTGTGCATGACCTCTCTCACTCTGATTTCCCTGGGAATGCTGAATGTCCACATATCCATACCGAAACACATCGTGGTGGTGGACAGCAACCTGGTGGACAACGACACTGTGAAGAG tATGGCAGCACTGGATGAtgacgaagatgatgatgatgatgaaaatgaagagggtgaaagaaaacaaatggtGGTGAAGGCACACCAAGCATCACACACCAAGTACCTGATGATACGTGGATACTGTAACCCTGGCATCG TGAAACGACGTGACCTCCACACCGTGGACAGCATCGTGGTCGAGTCTTGCATCATAAGGCTGCAACTGCGCAACACGCCTGCTCATCATCTGTTACCAAGAGAGG ATGCTCTGCTGGATTTGAACAAATGCGGTCCTGACATGCTGCCGCCTAGCCTCACCTTCACTTACCCCTCCCCTCCGTCCAGCGCCTTGGAATGCGAGAGTCGCTTGATTCAAAGAGGATACACGCCGCAGGATGTAGAAGCATGTGCTCGGCTCCAGAGGAACTTGGACGCAGCTGGTGAGGCTGGCTTGGACCTGCGCGACCTCTGCAAGACCCACGCCCCGCTAGAGGACCCGCGGTCTGGGCGCACCAGAAACCTGCTGCAGTATATGAAG GATTTGCGAGAAGAAGGACAGGTGGTTCAAGTTGGGTGTCTGGCCATGCGTTGGGTGCTCACGCATCACGCCGACCCGTGGTTACTCACTTTACAAACCAAATGGGCCACTGCCCTTCCCACCCGTGACGAACCGAAGACCCAGTCCAACGTGCGCAAGAGGAGCAGACGAGACGCCCTGCGGGAGACGGAATGTCCCGCAAAAAGATCAACGGTGGACGCAGGAGAGGCTGAGCATGCAACGAAGCCACCTGGAGAAGCCGCCGAAAAGAGGACGCATGAGGAAGAGCTGGGGGATGAAGAGGGCAAAGATGGAGGCAAACTGATGAACGTGGAGGCAGGACAGCaggtgcagcctgaagacattGCAGGTGAAAAGAAGATAGAAGCTGAGGAAGAACAAGAAAAGAGTGAGCCTGCAgtcagagatgaagaggaacaCTTGCTGACAGCAGCGTCGTCTGACGTCGATGATGA GAAGATCTGGAGCTTCGTCAGCCGTCCGTGGCGGATGGTGGACAGCAACTTGAACCGACCAGTGTGCAAGGGCATGCTGGAGGGCGTCCTCTGCCACATCATGTCCCGCCCCGGAATCACACACCACACGTTGGTGGAACATTACAAAACTGCGCTGCAGCCGATGGCACTGCTGGACCTGGTGGAG GCTCTCATAGACATGGACTGCGTGGTGAAGAAAACTCTGGTCAAATCAGCCAAACCTTCCCTGTTCTCCTGCCCCGCCAGCTCCGCTGAGGCGAGGCCGGGTATGGAGGAATTGGACGCCGTCTACTACGAACCCACGCTCACCTGCAGCCTGCGACTCGCCCAGGTGTTACCATACGAACGCCACTGGAACTACTGCCTCGGTTAA